The sequence AGCAGTCCGGACTGCAGGGCGCTGTAGCCGCGCACGCTCTGCATGTAGAAGGCGGAGAAGAAGGTGACGCCCATCAGCGCGAAGAAGATCAGCGCGATGGCGGCGACGGCGGCGGAGAACGCGGGCTTCCTGAAGTACGAGACGTCGATCGCCGGGCTGGCGCTGCGCTTCTCGTGGAGGACGAAGACCACCAGGACGGCGAGGCCGCCGATGACCGGCAGCAGGACCGAGACGTCGGTGAAGTCGGCGAGCTCGCCGCCCCGGATGATGCCGTACACCAGCAGCACCAGGCCGATGATGGAGAGCACCACGCCGACCGGGTCGAGCCGGCCCGGCTTCGGGTCCTTCGAGTCCGGCACCAGCCACACCATGGCGGCCAGGGCGACGATCACGACGGGCACGTTGACCAGGAAGATCGAGCCCCACCAGAAGTGTTCGAGGAGCAGACCGCCGGTGATGGGGCCGATGGCGATGCCGAGGCCGACGCTGCCGGCCCAGATGCCGATGGCCTTGGGCTGCTCGTCGCGCTCGAAGACGTTCATCAGGACGGCCAGGGTGGCCGGCATGACGAAGGCGGCACCGAAGCCCATCAGGGCGCGCCAGGTGATCAGCTCGCCGGGCGAACCGGACAGGGCGGCGAGGGCGGAGCCGATGCCGAAGAGGGTGATGCCGAAGAGCAGGATCTTCTTGCGGCCCAGGCGGTCGCCCAGCAGGCCGGCGGTGAAGAGCAGGCCGGCGAAGACGAGCGTGTAGGAGTTGATCGCCCACTCCAGCTCGCTCTGGGTGGCGCCGATGCCGGTGGGCGAGGGAGAGGCGATCGTCTTGACGGCGACGTTCAGGATCGAGTTGTCCAGCACCACGATGAGCAGGCTGAACATCAGGACCACGAGAATCGCCCAGCGGCGGCGGTGGACCGCCTCCGGTATCTGGGACACGGCGGGAGCGCCGGACGGTGTGGACATGAGGAGCAGCCTAACGGCATTCCGATACGATACCGTCTCGTATTGTAAAGTCTTTACCGATGACCCGGCCGCCCGGCCCACTTCCCGCGACCGGCTCCGGGATGCCACCATGGAAGCGATCCGGGGACGCCGTCAGGGCGCCTCGAGATGACGAAGGAGCCACCTGCCATGTCGCTTCAGGCTGCGCAGAACCAGTCCGCCACCCCCGCGGGAACCCCCTCCGACAGCAGCAAGGCGCTGTACGGGGGCAAGAGCAACCGCCGGGTCACCGTCCACGACATCGCCGCCGCCACCGCGCGCGGCGAGAAGTGGCCCATGCTCACCGCCTACGACGCGATGACCGCGTCCGTCTTCGACGAGGCCGGCATCCCGGTCATGCTCGTCGGCGACTCCATGGGCAACTGTCACCTCGGCTACGAGACCACCGTGCCCGTCACGATGGACGAGATCGCCATGCTGTCCGCCGCCGTCGTCCGGGGCACCAAGCGCGCCCTGATCGTGGCGGACCTGCCCTTCGGGGCGTACCAGGAGAGCCCGGTCCAGGCCCTGCGCAACGCGACCCGGCTCATCAAGGAGTCCGGTGTCGGCGCCGTCAAGCTGGAGGGCGGCGAGCGCAGCCACGAGCAGATCAAGCTGCTGGTCGAGGCCGGCATCCCGGTCATGGCCCACATCGGCCTGACCCCGCAGTCCGTCAACGCGATGGGCTACCGGGTCCAGGGCCGCGGCGAGGAGGCCGCCCAGCAGATGCTGCGCGACGCCAAGGCCGTGCAGGACGCGGGCGCGTTCGCCGTCGTCCTGGAACTCGTACCGGCCGAACTGGCCGCCGAGGTCACCCGCACCCTGCACATCCCGACCATCGGGATCGGCGCCGGTCCGGACACCGACGCGCAGGTGCTGGTCTACACCGACATGGTCGGACTGACCGGCGGCAAGGTGCCGCGCTTCACCAAGCAGTACGCCGACCTGCGGCAGATCCTCGGCGACGCCGCGAAGGCGTACGCGGACGAGGTCGTCGGCGGCACCTTCCCGGCCCCGGAGCACACCTTCCACTGAGGCCGCGCCAGGCCACTGGGGCTCGCGCCCCGATGACCACCACCGGCACGAACGACAGCCCGCCGACTCCCCCATCGGCGGGCTGTCGGCCGTTGTCGGCGGCTATAGGCAGGCTGTCGGCCCGCTGTAGGCGGGCTGTCGGTGGCGGCTGGTCTAGTAGTCGGCATGACGCGAATCGACAAGAACCCCCGAAACGGCGGGACCGGCGGGAACGCCGTAGAGGTGCGGGGACTGGTCAAGCACTACGGCGAGACCAAGGCCCTGGACGGCGTGGACCTCGATGTGCGCGAGGGCACCGTCCTCGGCGTGCTCGGCCCCAACGGCGCCGGCAAGACCACCCTCGTACGCTGCCTCTCCACGCTGATCACGCCCGACGCCGGAACCGCGGTCGTCGCCGGCTTCGACGTGGTGAAGCAGCCCCGCGCGCTGCGCCGCACCATCGGCCTCACCGGCCAGTACGCCTCGGTCGACGAGAAGCTCTCCGGCTGGGAGAACCTCTACATGATCGGGCGGCTGCTCGACCTGCCCCGCAAGAAGGCGCGGGCTCGGGCCGACGAGCTGCTGGAGCGCTTCTCGCTCACGGACGCGGCGAAGAAGGCCGCGATGGAGTACTCCGGCGGGATGCGCCGCCGGCTCGACCTGGCCGCCTCCATGATCGGCAGCCCGGCCGTCCTCTACCTCGACGAGCCGACGACGGGGCTCGACCCCCGTACCCGCAACGAGGTCTGGGACGAGGTGCAGCGCATGGTCGCGGAGGGGGCGACCGTGCTCCTCACCACCCAGTACATGGAAGAGGCCGAACAGCTGGCCAACGAGCTGACCGTCATCGACAAGGGCCGGATCATCGCCCGCGGCGGTGTGAACGAGCTGAAGGCCAAGGTCGGCGGCCGGACCCTGCAGATCCGCCCCTCGGACCCGGCCGAGCTGGCCCCGATGGCGCAGGCGCTGCGGGAGACCGGTCTCGACGGTGTCGCGGGCGCGCAGGCGGTCCCGGACGAGGGCCTGCTCTACGTACCGATCCTCAGCGACGAGCAGCTCACGGCCGTCATCGGTCTGCTCGGCGCCCGGGGCTTCTCGCTGGCGCATGTCGCCACCGCGCTGCCCAGCCTGGACGAGGTGTTCCTCGCCATCACCGGCGACAAGGCCACCGTCACCGACACGATTCCCGAGGAGGTCGCGGCATGAGCACGACGACTCTGACGCCCACCCCCACCGACACACCCGTCTCCGCGCCGGCCGCCAAGCTCCACGACGAGGGCGGCATCGGCCTGCGGAACAACCTGCGCCACATCGGGGCCCTGGTCCGGCGCAATCTGCTCCAGATCAAGAAGGATCCGGAGTCGATGTTCGACGCGCTGCTGATGCCCGTCATCTTCGTGCTGCTGTTCGTGTACGTCTTCGGCGGCTCGGTCGGCGGCAGCATGGGCGGCGGCCGGCAGGAGTACCTGAACTACCTGATCCCCGGTCTGATGGCGATGATGGGCATGAACATCGCCATGGCCGTCGGCAGCGGTGTCAACGACGACTTCCGCAAGGGGGTCATGGACCGCTTCCGTACGATGCCGATCGCGCGCTCCTCGGTGCTCGTCGCCAAGATCGTGGTCGAGCTCGGCCGGATGATGGTCGCCACGCTCATCCTGCTGGGCATGGGCTTCGCCCTCGGCATGGAGCTCCACGGGTCCGTGCTCGGACTGATCGGGGCGATCGGCCTGTCGGCCGCGTTCGGCGCCGCGATCATGTGGATCTTCATCCTGCTCGGCCTGGCCATGAAGACGTCCCAGGCGGTTCAGGGAATGGGGATGCTGGTCATGATGCCGCTCCAGTTCGGTTCCTCGATCTTCGCCCCGCCCACGACGATGCCGGGCTGGCTCCAGACGTTCACCGACTACAACCCGCTGTCGAACCTGGCGGACGCCGCGCGCGGTCTCATGATGGGCACCCCGCTCGGCCACTCGGTCTGGCTGACGCTCGGCTGGGCCGTGGTCATCACGGCGGCCGTGGCCCCGCTCGCGGTCTCCAAGTTCCGCAAGAAGTCCTGACGTTACGAGCCGGGTTCCGATTCCGCGTCCACGAGGGCGGCGGCCTCCTCCAGGGAGAGGCCGCCGCCCTCGGCGTACGCGGCCTCGTAGGCGGCGTCGCCCAGCCGGACGCGCACCAGCTCCTCGGCGCGGGCGAAGTTCTCGCGCTCCATCGCGTTCATGAAGTGGCCCTCCGGCAGATGGGCCCGGCCGGACCCCAGCAGCCGCGCCGCGGTGAGGGACCTCTCCTCCCCGCCGAGACCGGCCAGCGCCCAGGCCAGGATGACCAGATTGATCACCGCCATCTGCGGCGCGACCATCTGCGTCAGCGGGTCCTGCATCGACTCCAGCGCCCGCCGGCTCCGCTCCAGCCCCCGGGCGTACGCGCCGTCCTGGTTGTCCAGCCAGGCCAGGCCGCCGAGCACGAAGCCCTCGAAGACCGCCATGGTCTCCGACTTGAACTCCTCGTGCAGCAGGGTGAACTGCTCGCGCGCCTCGTCGGTGCGCCCGTCCCGGCCCAGCCACATCGCCATGAACAGCCGGGCCGCGGGCCGCGCCTCGTGCCCGGTCTGGCGCTCGTCGCCCAGCACCTCGCGCATGATCGCCTCGCCCTCGGCGCCCCGGTCGAGCTCGGTGAGCACGGAGGCGTAGCGGATGCGCAGGACGGAGACCTGGGCGAGGGCGCCCAGCCTCTCGGCCGAGCGGATCGCGGCCTGGAAGTCCTCGGCCGCCTGCGCGTAGGCGCCCTGCTTCTCGTTGGCCTCGCCGCGCGAGGAGAGCGCCTCGGCCATGCCCCAGTCGTCGCCGAGCCGGCGGAAGATCGCCAGGCTCTCGTCGGCGTCCGTATGGGCCTCGCCGGCCCAGTCGGGGCGGTTGGCCAGCACGTTGGCCCGCATCTGGAGGGCGGCGGCCAGCTCCCACTCGTAACCGAACTCCCGGGCCCCGCGCACCGTTTCGTCCAGCAGGTGCCGCAGGTCGGAGACGCCGCCGGTCAGCATCACGGCGTAGAACCAGAGCGAGGCGGGGCTGCGGCAGGTCTGCGGCTGGCCGGCCCGGTAGGTCGCCACGATCGCCCGCAGCCGGGCCATGCTGGCCTCGTTCGTCCACTCGTCCATCGCGTGGTCCATGTTGACCAGCTGGACGAGACCGACCTGCCGCCGCGCCTCCTCCAGCAGCTCCTGCCGCATGGGCGGGGGCGCGTCGGTGCAGCGCTCGTGGAGCGAGGGCGCGGGCCGTACGGGCGGGGCGAACGGGTCGGGGCCGAGGGCCGCCGCCGCGTCCGCCCAGTGCAGGGCGTCGCCGCGCAGGTTGCGGATCTGCCAGTACCAGGAGAGCGACAGCACCATGCACAGCGCCTCCTGCTCGTCGCGCGCGGCGACGGCGTGGCGCAGGGCGGTGCGCAGGTTCTCGTACTCGCGCTGGAGGAGCCGGACGGCGGCGAGCTGTCCGGAGCCGCGCAGCAGCGGGTCGGTCGTACGGGCCAGCTCGCGGAAGAACACCAGGTGCCGGCGTTCGACGGCGTCCCGCTCCCCCGACTCCTCCAGCCGCTCCGCCGCGTACTCGCCGACGGTCTCCAGGAGCCGGTAGCGCATCTGGCCGTCCTCGGCGGGCGCGGCCACGACGAGGGACTTGTCGACGAGGGAGCCCAAGAGGCGGGCGGCGTCGCCCGCCCCGCCGGACCCGTCGGCGCAGACGGCCTCGGCGGCCTCCAGGGTGCAGCCGCCGGCGAAGACGGAGAGCCTGCGCAGGGTGACGCGCTCGTCGTCGTCCAGCAGCTCCCAGGACCAGTCGACGACGGCCCGCAGGGTCTGCTGGCGCGGCAGCACGGTCCGGCTGCCGCTGGTCAGCAGGCGGAAGCGGTCGTCGAGCCGGTCCGCGATCTGCTGCGGGGTGAGCATCCGCAGCCGGGCCGCGGCGAGTTCGATGGCGAGCGGCAGCCCGTCCAGGCGGCGGCAGATCTCGGCGCCGGCCAACGCCGTCGCCTCGTCCGCGTCGACCCGGAAGCCGGGGCGGGCGGCGGCGCCGCGCTCGGCCAGCAGGCGCAGCGCGGTCGGGTCCGGCAGCGGATCGACCGGACGGACCGCCTCGCCCGGCACACCGAGGGGTTCCCGGCTGGTCGCGAGGACGGTGAGGCCGGGGCAGCGGGCCAGCAGGTGGTCGGCGAGGGCGGCGGCGGCCTCGATGACGTGCTCGCAGTTGTCCAGCAGGAGCAGCATGCGGCGGCGGGAGCAGTACTCGGTGAGCCGGGCCAGCGACTCACCGGCGGCGCGCTCGTCGCCCGAGGCCCGCTCGGCGGCCCGCAGCTCCCCGGAGCCCGCCCCGCTCAGCACCGTCTCCCGGGCGCCCAGCGCGGCGAGCACCGCCTCCGGCACGGCCTCGGGGTCGTCGACCGGCGCCAGTTCGGCCAGCCAGACGCCGTCCGGCCAGGTGCCGGGGTCGACGGTGTCCGCGACCTCCTGCGAGAGCCGGGTCTTGCCCGCGCCGCCGGGCCCGAGCAGGGTGACGAGCCTTCCCCGGGAGAGGTCGTCGCGCAGCGCCGCCATCTCGGACTCCCGCCCGACGAAGCTGGTGAGACGGGCGCGGAGGTTGCCGAGAGGGGCGGGTGCGGAGGGCTTCACGGGGGCCGGCGGCGCGGGCTCCTGCCGCAGCAGCTCCCCGTACAGGGTGGTCAGCTCGGTGCCCGGGTCGGTGCCGAGGCGGTCGGCGATCAGGGTGCGCACCTCGTCGTACGCGGCCAGGGCCTGGGCGGTGCGCCCGGCGTCGCGCAGGGCGCGCAGGCGCAGCGCCTGAAGGGGTTCGTCGAGGGGGTGCTCGCCGCAGAGCGCGGTCAGTTCCGGCAGCGCCTCGGTGGCCCGGCCGAGCCGGAGCGCGGCGGCGAGCCTGTCCCGGCGGGCGTCGAGCCGGCGGGCCGTCCAGCGCGCGGCGGCGGCGTACCGGTCGGGGAGGTCGGCGAGCGCGGGGCCCCGCCAGAGCGCGAGCGCGTCGTCGAGGACGCTCATCGCGCGGGCCGGGTCGCCCTCCGCGAGGGCCCTGGCCCCCTCGCCGGCCAGCCGCTCGAAGCGGAACAGGTCGACGGCCTCCGGTTCGGCGGCCAGCCGGTAGCCGCTCTCCGCCGAGGCGACGGCCTGGTGCCCGATGGCCCGGCGCAGCCGTCCGACCAGGGCCTGGAGTGCGGCGGGCGCGTCGGCGGGCGGTTCGCCGTCCCACACCTCGTCGACGAGCACGCCCACCGGGACCGTCCGCCCGGGGCGCAGCGCGAGCACGGTGAGCAGGGCGCGCAGCCGCGCACCGCCGACGGGGAGGACCGTGCCGTCGTCGCGGAGTGCCTGGGTGGTGCCGAGGATGCCGTAGCGCACGCGCCCATTCTCCGTGACCCCCACCGGTGTGCGCACAGCCGCCCCGCCCCTGCTCGTCATGGGCCCACCCTTTCCGGTCCCGGGGCGGGAAGCGAACCGTTTCCGCCGTGTCGCCGTCAGTCCCCCGGCGCCGCGGGCTCCGCCGGCCCGACCGCGTAACCCGGCACGGACGGCCAGCGGACGGTGAGCACCACGGACTCCTCCTCGGCGACCCAGGAGTGGTCGACGCCGACGCCCCACACCACGTAGTCGCCCTGCTCCTCCAGCAGCACGCTGCGCCCCGGCAGCTCCACCCGGAACCGCCCGCTGATGAGCACGAGCAGCGCGGTCCGGCTCTCCCCGCGCACCCATTGCGCCCGCTCGTCGCCCACCGGGTGGACGCCCCACTTGATCTCGACGTCCTCACTGTGCCGGGGATCGCCCGCGTCCTTGAAGTGCCCGAGGATCCAGCCCCGGTCGAGCGCGGCATCCTTGCCCGCGTTGCCCACGTATACGTTGTCGTTCACGTGGGGCGACGGTAGCAGGGGCGAAATACGGGGAGAGCCAGGTGGGCCGTGTGCCCGCCGCCTACGCTCAGGGCATGGCAAGCGCAGCGCAGCAGCGGATCAGTCCGGTCTTTCTCGGGATCGCCGCCGTGACGGCCGTGGCCGGGTGGGCGGTGTGGACGGACTTCGCGGCGCAGCCCGGGTTCGCGACGTTCCTGTTCGTCACCGGGGCGTGGGTCGTGTCGCTGTGTCTGCACGAGTACGCGCACGCCAGGACCGCATTGCACAGCGGGGACATCTCGATCGGGTCCAAGGGCTATCTGACGCTGAATCCGCTGAAGTACACGCACGCGCTGCTGAGCATCGTGCTGCCGGTGCTGTTCGTGATCATGGGCGGGATCGGGCTGCCGGGTGGTGCGGTGTTCATCGAGCGCGGGCGCATCCGGGGGCGGTGGAAGCACAGTCTGATCTCGGCGGCCGGGCCGCTGACCAACGTGCTGTTCGCGCTCGTGTGCACCGCGCCGTTCTGGCTGGACGCGCTGGACGGGGTACCCGCCGCCTTCCGTAACGCGCTGGCCTTCCTGGCGCTGCTCCAGGTGACGGCCGCCATCCTGAACTTCCTGCCGGTGCCGGGGCTCGACGGCTACGGGGTCATCGAGCCGTGGCTCTCGCACTCGGCCCGTCGCGCGGTCGAGCCGTTCGCCCCCTTCGGCCTGATCGCGGTCTTCGCCCTGCTGTGGGTCCCCGAACTGAACCGGGCCTTCTTCGACGCGGTGTACGCGCTGCTGCGCGGCCTGGACGTGGACGGCTTCTGGACGGACTGCGGCCTGGACGCGTACCGGTTCTGGCAGGGGGCGAACCCGGTGTGCGGGGCCGGCTAGGCGCGGCGGCGGCGCAGGTAGTACCAGGCCATGTTCGAGGAGAGGCCGACCAGCAGGACCCACACGATGCCGATGAGCACGCTGCCCTGCACGAAGGACGTCACGGCCGCGGCGAGGGCCAGGACGCAGACGACGAGGGCGTAGAGGGCGAGACGGGGCATGGGGGTGGCTCCTGTCGGGGGGTGATGCGCGGTCCCCTCCAGTCTCCCCCATGTCCCCGGCCGTCCCCGGGAGGGTCCCCGGCCGTCCCCGGGAGGGTCCCCCGGCCGTCCCCGGGAGGGTCCTCACACGTCGGTGGTGCGCAGTCCGGCGTGGGCCTTGTAGCGGCGGTTGACCGAGATCAGGTTGGCGACCAGCGACTCGACCTGGTGGGCGTTGCGCAGCCGGCCCGCGAAGATGCCGCGCATACCGGCGATGCGGCCGGCCAGCGCCTGGACGATGTCGGTGTCGGCGCGGGCCTCGCCCAGCACCAGGACGTCGGTGTCGATCTCCTCGATGGACTCGTCCTGGAGGAGGACCGCCGACAGGTGGTGGAAGGCGGCGGTGACGCGGGAGTCCGGCAGCAGGGCGGCGGCCTGTTCGGCGGCGCTGCCCTCCTCCGGCTTCAGCGCGTAGGCGCCCTTCTTGTCGAAGCCGAGCGGGTTGACGCAGTCGACGACGATCTTCCCGGCCAGCTCCTCGCGCAGCGACTCCAGTGTCTTGGCGTGGCCGTCCCACGGCACCGCGACGATCACCACATCGCTCTCCCGCGCGCAGGTCGCGTTGTCCGCGCCGCGTACGCCGTTGCCCAGCTCCCCGGCCGCCGCCTCCGCGCGGTCCGCGGCGCGGGAGCCGATGATCACCTGCTGGCCGGCGCGGGCGAAGCGGTACGCGAGGCCGCGCCCCTGCGGCCCGGTGCCGCCGAGCACGCCGACGGTCAGGCCGGACACGTCCGGCAGGTCCCAGGGGTCCTTGGCGGGGGGCTTGGGCGCGCTGCCGCTGTCATTCGTAGTCATGGCCCCGACACTACTGCGAGGTACGGCGCCGCAGCCCGCGCTCCCCGGCCGGTGGGACGTACGTCGCACGGCTCCCTGCCTCCCGCCGCCACCCGTACGGATGGCTGTCCGGCCTTTCGCCGGTGGCGGGGCCCCGGCATGGTGCAGGATGCCGGGCCATGGATGCCGTACGTGTGGCGCTGCTGCGTGAAGTGCTCGCCAGGACCCAGTGGCCCGCCGCCGCCCGGCGGTTCGCCGGCGCGCTCCGCTCCTCCGTGGTTCCGCACGGCGGCGGGCTGCTGCTGGTGGGGACCGAGGTGTACGAGCCCTGGCACCTGGCCGCCCACCTGGTCGACGAGTCCACCTGGTCGGGGCTGCCCGAGCTCCGCCCCACTCTGGTACGCCACCGGGTGGAACCCGGCGACCCGGCCCACCTCGCGGTCGGCCTCGGCCGGATCGAGGCGGCCGGGCGGGGCGAGACGCTGCTCGTGGTGACGCCGGAGCGCCCCGGCGAGGGTCTGCTGGAGCGGGTCCACGACGCCCGCCGGGCCGGCGCGACGATCCTCTCGCTGGACAACGGCGACCCCCAGGTCCGCGGGCTCGCCCATGAGGCGCTGTCCGTGACGGACGGGGAGGACGTGGACCTGGACACCGTCCAGCACCTGGTCAGCGCCGCCGCCGGGGAGAACGGCGCGCCCGTACCGCGCGGCGGGCGGCGGACGTTCCGCGACCGGCTGTCCCGGCTGGCCGACCAGCTGACCGCGCCTCCGCCGCCCCGCTGGTAGCGGGGCGGCTCCGGTCGTGCGGTGCCGCCCCGTAATCCGTTTGCATCCCGCACGTATCACGACAGACCATGTCTCCTCGTGACCTCTCGCACCTCCCTCGCCGCCAGGCTGGCCGCACTGCTTCCCGACCTCTCGCCCTGGCGGTCATCGGCCGACTTCCGGCTGCTGTGGGTGCAGGGGATCGTCACCTACTTCGGCAGCTTCATGGCGCTGATCGCGCTGCCGCTCCAGATCAAGGACCTCACCGGCTCCCCCCTCGCCGTCGGCGCGATGGGCGCGGTCGAGCTGGTGCCGCTGGTCGTATGCGGCCTGTACGGGGGTGCGCTCGCCGACGCCGCGGACCGCCGGAAGATCATCCTGCTCACGGAGGCCGGGCTCGGGCTGCTCGCGGTGGTCCTCCTGGTGAACGCGGCGCTGCCCGACCCGATGCTGTGGCCGCTCTACCTGGTGGCGGGCGGCGTCTCCGCGCTCGCCGGGCTCCAGCGGCCCGCGCTGGACTCGCTGATGGCCCGGATCGTGCCGCACGACCAGCTGCCGGCCGCCGCCGCGCTGAACTCGCTGCGCTGGCAGGCCGGGGCGATCATGGGCCCGGCGCTGGCCGGTCTGGTGGTCGCCTACGCCGGGCACGCCACGGCGTACGCGATCACCGTCGTCACCTTCGCCGTCTCGGTGCTGATGTGCCGCAGGCTCTCCCCCGCGCCGCCCGCCGAGAAGGGGCGGAAGCCGTCGCTGCGCGGCATCGTGGAGGGCGCCCGGTACGCCTGGAGCAGGCCCGTGCTGCTGGGCACGTACGCGATCGACATGGCCGCGATGTTCTTCGCGTTCCCCAACACGATCTTCCCGTTCCTCGCGGACGAGCTGGACGCCGACTGGTCACTCGGCCTGATGTACGCGGCGGGCTCGGTCGGCTCGCTGGTCCTCGGGCTGACCAGCGGCTGGACCTCGCGGGTGCGCCGGCACGGGCTGTTCGTCGTGTGCGGCGCCGCCGTCTGGGGGCTCTCGATCGCGGCGGCGGGCTGGTTCGGCAACGTGTGGCTGGTGCTGGTCTGCCTCGCCTTCGCCGGGGCGGGCGACATGCTCAGCGGGCTCGGCCGGTCGACCATCTGGAACCAGACCATCCCGGAGGAGCTGCGCGGCCGCCTCGCGGGCATCGAGGTGCTCTCGTACAGCGTCGGGCCGCAGCTCGGCCAGGTCCGGGCCGGCGGCATGGCCGGATGGACCGGGACCCGGCCCGCGATCTGGACCGGCGGCGTGGCGTGCGTCGCCTCGGTGGCGCTGCTGGCGGCGGCGCTCCCGAAGCTCCTCACGTACGACTCGGCGACGGACGAGGACGCGCTGCGCCGGCGCGCCCGGCACGCGGAGGGCCTGGACGTGGAGCCGGCGGCCTGAGACCGGGGCCCGCCGGCCCCGGCCTTCCGCGGCCCGTCAGCCGGCCGCGTCGTCCTCGTCCGGTCCCTTGCGGTCGTGCCACTTGGGGTCGGTGTCCCACTCCAGATTCCGCTCCTGGGCGGTCTCCATCGCGTGCTGCGCCTCCTGCCGGGAGGCGTACGGACCGAAGCGGTCCTTCGCCGGGCACTCGGGGCCTTCCTCGACCTTCTTGTGCTCCAGGCAGTAGAACCACTCGCCCGGCTTGCCGACCGTGCGCTTCTTGAACAGGGCCATCATCGGTTCCTTTCCTCTGTGCCATGGTGCCCCGGACACGCTGGTTAGACTCGCTGGCATGTCTGGCCAGTCGCTGCTCGTACCAGGGGAGATCACTCCCGTCCGTTCCGTGCCCGGAAACATCCGGCGCCCCGAGTATGTGGGCAAGCCGGCTCCGACGCCCTACACCGGGCCGGAGGTGCAGGACGCCGACACCGTGGAGCGGATGCGCGTCGCGGGACGGATCGCCGCACAGGCGATGGCCGAGGCCGCCAAGCACATCGCCCCGGGCGTCACGACGGACGAACTCGACCGCGTCGCCCATGAGTTCATGTGCGACCACGGGGCGTACCCGTCGACGCTGGGCTACCGCGGCTTCCCCAAGTCACTGTGCACCTCGCTCAACGAGGTGATCTGCCACGGCATCCCGGACTCCACCGTGCTGCGCGACGGCGACATCGTGAACCTCGACGTGACCGCGTACCTCAACGGGGTGCACGGCGACAACAACGCGACCTACCTCTGCGGCGACGTCGACGAGGAGTCACGGCTGCTCGTCGAGCGCACCGAGGAATCACTGCGGCGCGCGATCAAGGCCGTGAAGCCGGGCCGGCAGATCAACGTCATCGGGCGGGTCATCGAGTCGTACGCGAAGCGCTTCGGGTACGGCGTGGTCCGGGACTTCACCGGGCACGGGATCAACACCTCGTTCCACTCCGGGCTCATCGTGCCGCACTACGACAGCCCGCACGCCACCACCGTGATGCAGCCCGGCATGACGTTCACCATCGAGCCGATGCTGACGCTCGGCAGCCACGACTACGACATGTGGGACGACGGCTGGACCGTGGTGACGAAGGACCGCAGGCGCACCGCCCAGTTCGAGCACACGCTCGTGGTGACGGAGACCGGCGCGGACATCCTGACCCTGCCGTAACGCCTCCACCTCCCCCGCTTCCGAAACGGCCGCCCTCCGGGCGGCCGTTCTGTTCGGTACCGACAGTTCCCGACAAGCCGTCGGCAAAGAGTTGACTTAGGTATGCCTAAGTAGGAGGATCACCGTATCGGCCCGCGCCACCGGCGGACACCTGTGGCGGGCCGATATTTCCGTCTCTTTCTGGACTTCCCGTCCCCCTCGGCCCCGGAGGCCCGCCTTGGACGCAACCGTCACCGCCACGCCCTTCTCGACGCTGATCCGTACCGCGTCCCACGAGCAGCACACCGAGGCGGAGACCTCGACCTTCATGGGGGATCTGCTCGGCGGGCGCCTCGGGGTGGACGCGTACACGCGCTACACCGAGCAGCTGTGGTTCGTGTACCGGGCGCTGGAGGAGGGCGCACAGGCGCTGGCCGCCGACTCGGTCGCCGGGCCGTTCATACAGCCCGAGCTGATGCGCACCGCCGAGCTGGAGCGCGACCTCGCCCATCTGCGGGGCGAGGGCTGGCGCGAGGGTCTGGAGCCGCTGCCGGCCACCGCCGCGTACGCCGGACGGGTCGCCGAGTGCGCCCGCACCTGGCCCGCCGGGTACATCGCGCACCACTACACGCGGTACCTGGGCGATCTGTCGGGCGGGCAGATCATCCGGGACAAGGCGGAGAAGACCTGGGGCTTCGCTCGCAAGGGCGACGGGGTGCGGTTCTACGTCTTCGAGGAGATCTCCAACCCCGCCTCCTTCAAGCGCGATTACCGCGAGCTGCTGGACGCGGTGAACGCCGACGACCTGGAGAAGCAGCGGATCGTGGACGAGTGCAAGCGCGCCTTCGCGCTGAACACCGCCGTGTTCCGGGAGCTGGGCGAGGAGTTCCGCGC is a genomic window of Streptomyces sp. NBC_00708 containing:
- a CDS encoding MFS transporter; protein product: MTSRTSLAARLAALLPDLSPWRSSADFRLLWVQGIVTYFGSFMALIALPLQIKDLTGSPLAVGAMGAVELVPLVVCGLYGGALADAADRRKIILLTEAGLGLLAVVLLVNAALPDPMLWPLYLVAGGVSALAGLQRPALDSLMARIVPHDQLPAAAALNSLRWQAGAIMGPALAGLVVAYAGHATAYAITVVTFAVSVLMCRRLSPAPPAEKGRKPSLRGIVEGARYAWSRPVLLGTYAIDMAAMFFAFPNTIFPFLADELDADWSLGLMYAAGSVGSLVLGLTSGWTSRVRRHGLFVVCGAAVWGLSIAAAGWFGNVWLVLVCLAFAGAGDMLSGLGRSTIWNQTIPEELRGRLAGIEVLSYSVGPQLGQVRAGGMAGWTGTRPAIWTGGVACVASVALLAAALPKLLTYDSATDEDALRRRARHAEGLDVEPAA
- the map gene encoding type I methionyl aminopeptidase → MSGQSLLVPGEITPVRSVPGNIRRPEYVGKPAPTPYTGPEVQDADTVERMRVAGRIAAQAMAEAAKHIAPGVTTDELDRVAHEFMCDHGAYPSTLGYRGFPKSLCTSLNEVICHGIPDSTVLRDGDIVNLDVTAYLNGVHGDNNATYLCGDVDEESRLLVERTEESLRRAIKAVKPGRQINVIGRVIESYAKRFGYGVVRDFTGHGINTSFHSGLIVPHYDSPHATTVMQPGMTFTIEPMLTLGSHDYDMWDDGWTVVTKDRRRTAQFEHTLVVTETGADILTLP
- a CDS encoding biliverdin-producing heme oxygenase, whose translation is MDATVTATPFSTLIRTASHEQHTEAETSTFMGDLLGGRLGVDAYTRYTEQLWFVYRALEEGAQALAADSVAGPFIQPELMRTAELERDLAHLRGEGWREGLEPLPATAAYAGRVAECARTWPAGYIAHHYTRYLGDLSGGQIIRDKAEKTWGFARKGDGVRFYVFEEISNPASFKRDYRELLDAVNADDLEKQRIVDECKRAFALNTAVFRELGEEFRAA